From one Phaeobacter sp. G2 genomic stretch:
- the repB gene encoding plasmid partitioning protein RepB has translation MSGIANTIARSGGSLSERPSKTSAPALGALQGSLASIREIDPNIIDDWGPVDRLEEFTAVNAEDDDESFEGLKNSIREGGQQVPILVRRSKAAEGRFEAIYGRRRLRACRELGIKVRANVQDIDDATALLAKGLENAARRNLSFYEKARFAVAIQTAGHDAATVRQVLNLSASGHSHLTKVTQNVPVKVGDLIGAAPKSGRPKWTELAELFLSKKLTERAALDILARISASSGSDDRLEFLIREATKRGAKTSSGVREITPLEGVTIKTGRGTLSLSVKKSGANAEFATWLESNLAEIIKKSYAEFSDVNSVDDN, from the coding sequence ATGTCCGGAATTGCAAATACGATCGCTCGTTCTGGCGGGTCGCTGTCAGAGAGGCCGTCGAAGACCAGTGCTCCGGCTTTGGGGGCCCTTCAAGGTTCTCTGGCATCTATCCGAGAAATTGATCCCAATATAATCGACGATTGGGGGCCAGTAGATCGCCTTGAAGAGTTTACAGCTGTAAACGCCGAAGACGATGACGAGAGCTTCGAAGGACTAAAGAACAGCATCCGAGAAGGTGGTCAGCAAGTGCCTATTCTCGTTCGGCGATCAAAGGCGGCTGAGGGGCGTTTCGAGGCGATTTATGGGCGGCGGCGCTTAAGGGCCTGCCGTGAACTCGGCATCAAGGTTCGCGCAAACGTCCAAGATATCGACGACGCTACGGCTTTGCTGGCGAAAGGACTGGAAAATGCCGCGCGCCGAAACCTCTCTTTTTACGAGAAGGCGCGGTTCGCCGTGGCCATCCAGACGGCGGGCCACGACGCGGCAACTGTTCGGCAGGTTCTCAACCTCTCTGCGTCGGGTCATTCACACCTTACAAAGGTAACACAGAACGTCCCGGTCAAGGTCGGCGACCTGATTGGCGCGGCACCAAAGTCCGGGCGTCCAAAATGGACGGAGCTGGCTGAGTTATTTCTCTCGAAGAAGCTAACTGAACGCGCGGCGCTCGATATCTTGGCCAGAATCAGCGCCTCATCGGGTTCGGATGATCGCCTCGAATTTCTCATTAGGGAAGCGACTAAGCGCGGCGCGAAGACGTCGAGCGGGGTAAGAGAGATAACGCCGTTGGAAGGCGTGACTATCAAAACTGGCCGCGGAACGTTGTCATTGTCAGTCAAGAAGTCTGGCGCAAACGCTGAGTTTGCGACCTGGCTTGAGAGCAATCTCGCAGAGATAATCAAAAAATCCTATGCCGAATTTTCAGATGTAAATTCGGTGGATGACAACTGA